The DNA segment CAGCACGCTGAAGCAGCCGGCCAGCACCGCGCAGCACCCGGACAGCAGCAGCGCGTACTGCTCGGCCTGGCCGGGCTCACGGTTCCACACCAAGAAGGCCGCCGCCAGCAGCACCGCGCCCAGGCCCTGGCCCACATGGCGGGCGGCGCCCAGCATGCCGCTGGCCGCACCGCTGCGGTGCAGGGGCGCCGACGTGACGATGGTGAAATTGTTCGGCGACTGGAAGAAGGCGAAGCCCATACCGCACAGCGCCATGCGCCACACCACATTCCAGTTCGACGCATCCTGCGGCAGCAGCGCCAGCGCCCACAGCCCCAGGGCAAACAGCGCCATGCCCACGGCGCCCAGGCGGCCCGCCGGCCAGCGGCCGATCATCCGCCCCACCCAGGGCGCGGAGATGGCCAGGGCCAGCGGCCAGGCGCTGATCAGCAGCCCGGCCTGCCCCGTGGGCAAGCCGCGCGCCTCAATCAACAGGAACGGCAGGGCCAGAAATGCCATGGTCTGGGCACAGAACGCCGTGATGGAAGCGCACATGGACAGAGCAAACACCGGGATACGCAGCAGATCCAGCGGAAACATCGGCGCGCTCAGGCGGCGCTGGCGCCGCAGATACCAGGCGCCCACGCCCACCCCCAGCCCCAGCCACAGCGCGGCCGGCCACAGGCTGCCGCCGGGCTGCAGGTGGCTGAGCCGGTCCACACCCAGGAACAGGCTGGCAAACATCACGATGTTCAGCACGCCGTCCAGCCAGGACAGCGGCTGCTGTGCGGCGGCGGCCTGCGGCACCGGTTGCGGCAGCGAGCGTGTGCCCAGCCAGCTGATGGCCAGGGCCAGTGGCAGGTGCAGGGCAAACAGCCAGCGCCAGTCGCCCAGCGAAATCACTGCCGCCGCCACGGCCGGGCCGGCCACAAACGACAGGGCCACCGTCAGGGAATTGAGCGCCATGCCCTTGCCCAGCTGGGCACGCGGGTAGATCAGCCGCACCAGCGAGGCGTTGACGCTCAACACCCCGGCCGCGCCCAGGCCCTGCAGCGCACGCGCCACGATCAGCCAGGGCAGCGAAGGCGCCAGCAGCGCGCCCACACTGGCCAGGCCAAAGATCACCATGCCCCCCCAGGTAGACACGGCGATAGCCCATGCGGTCGCCCAGCGCGGCCAGCGGCAGCAGCAGCACCAGGGAAGCGATCTGGTTGGCATTCACCACCCACAGCGTCTGCGCCGGGTCCACCTGCCATTGGCGCGCCACCTGGGGCAAGGCCATGTTCATCATGGTGCTGTCCATCACGCACAGCACCAGGCCCAACAGGATCACGGCCATGGCGATGTGCCGCTGCGGCAATGGCAGGCCATCGGCCACCACGGGGGCTGTCGCACTGCGGGGAGGAGGGGAAGGGGAAAAATCGTCTTGACGCACTCGCTGCTCTCTCATTCCATACAGGGCGCACCTTACTGCGCCCGCTGTTCCTGTGCAGCTGCCCGCAGGACAGCCACATGCGCAGGCGGGCGACTCACGCCCGCCCGCGCACACTCAACCACATGCTCCAGATGCCGCACAGCACCACGCCGGCCATGCCCAGCAGCGACTGCGCATCGGGCACCTGGCCAAACAGCAGCCAGCCCACGCCCATGGCAAAACCGATCTGGCTGTACAGAAAGGGCGAGATCACCGACGGCGTGGCGTGCGTATAGGCCTGCAGCAGCATCAAATGCCCCACGCCGCTGCACAGCCCCATGGCCGCTACCGCCAGCCACAGCTGCCAGCCTTCCACGGCCTGCCAGAACCAGGGCAGAAACGGCGTGGTCAGCAGCATGGGCAGCCAGGTGGAATACAGCTGCGTGGTGTGCGGCGCGTCCAGCCGCGCCAGGCGGCTGCCCAGCAGCAGGTAACCGGAGCCGCTGACCAGCAGGCCCACCGGCAGCAATGCCTGCCAGCCCAGGGCCTGGTCGCTGCGTTCCGGCCGCACGATGACGATCACGCAGGCTAGGCCCGCCGCCAGCAGCAGCCAGCGCACGGGGCTGACCTTCTCCTGGTACAGCCAGGCCGACGCCACCACCACCAGCAAGGGGCAGGCCGACCAGATCGCCGTGAAGTTGCCCAGCGGCATGCTCTGGATGCAGAAGAAGGCACAGATCGAGGTGGAAATCCCGAACAGGGCGCGGCTGGCCTGAAACCTGGGGTGCGCCGTGCGCAGCGCCGCCAGGCCGTGCCGGGGCAGCACCAAGGCCGTGGTCACCAGCGCCTGCGCCAGAAAGCGCAGCCACAGCACCAGCAGCATGGGCAACATCAGGCCCGCATATTTGGTGGCACTGTCCAGCAGCGCGAACAGCGCACAGGCCGACAGCGTGAGGGCAATGCCCAGCAAGGCCGAACGCGACGCCATACCGGCAGTACCGGCCGAAGCGGGGGCCACGCCCCCGGGCAAGGAGGACATCGGCGTCCACCCTCTTTCACAAATAAAAAGCCGCCCCACCGGCGGTGTGCAGCCCTGTCGCGCGCGGGTCGGAGGCCAGGGGCTCCGGCCGGGCAGTGCTGCACAGGCAGGTCAGGCCGGCGCACCATGCGCACAGGCAACTTGCATTTTAGGAGCAGCATGCCGGCGCGTGGTGTGCCCCGTCCACCCCTCTGATCCCGCGTGTGGCGATGGCATCCTTCGCCGCCGGCCACGGCGCCAAGCCCCCGCCCCTGCAGCCCCGGCCCCATGCTGGGACAATGCGGGCCTGGCCCGGGCACTGCCCTGCCCTCTTTTTTGCCCTTTCTGCCCCATGACCACGCCCGTTCCTGTCCGTGTGCTGTCACTCATCCCGCCGATGACGCAGCTCAACACGCCCTACCCGTCCACCGCCTACCTGACGGGCTTTCTGCGTGGGCGCGGCGTGGATGCGGTGCAGGAAGACCTGGCGCTGGCCCTGGTGCTGCAGCTGCTGTCCAGGGACGGGCTGCAGCAGGTGATCGATCTGGTGCAGGCCCAGTACGACGCCGACCCCGACCGTGCCTTCAGCCCCGCCGTGCAAAGCTTCATGGGCCAGCGCGACCAGTACCTGGCCACCATCAACAAGGTGATTGCCTATCTGCAGGGC comes from the Comamonas terrigena NBRC 13299 genome and includes:
- a CDS encoding DMT family transporter, with the protein product MSSLPGGVAPASAGTAGMASRSALLGIALTLSACALFALLDSATKYAGLMLPMLLVLWLRFLAQALVTTALVLPRHGLAALRTAHPRFQASRALFGISTSICAFFCIQSMPLGNFTAIWSACPLLVVVASAWLYQEKVSPVRWLLLAAGLACVIVIVRPERSDQALGWQALLPVGLLVSGSGYLLLGSRLARLDAPHTTQLYSTWLPMLLTTPFLPWFWQAVEGWQLWLAVAAMGLCSGVGHLMLLQAYTHATPSVISPFLYSQIGFAMGVGWLLFGQVPDAQSLLGMAGVVLCGIWSMWLSVRGRA